The Dehalobacter sp. DCM sequence ATACGATGATGAAAAGGAAAAAAACACCTGGCAAATATCCGATAACCCGGATCTACAAGATATGATGCAACAAATCTATCCATTGGGCAATATAAGCACGTTGATGCTCAGTCACAATAATCCCGGCTGTCTAAGGGTCTATCCACTGCTTAAAGAAGTATATGGTGTCAACAAAAAAACGATACTGGCCAATTTGGTTAAGGTCAGTATCGGTTATAAATATGTGGAATTTAACCAAAATAACAACGCCTCGATGGCCTTAGCATCCGTTATGAAAGAACTTCTTCCGCTTTCCCGGCAAAGCAACAAGATCTATGCTGCTTCTTTTCCCTGCAGCGGCGCCTATAATTATCGTTTGATTGGCGGTACAGGTCGTTTAAGTTCCCATGCATACGGTATAGCCATTGATCTCAATAATAATAAATACGATTATTGGCGATGGTCAACGCGCGAAGAAGGCCAAAAGAGACTGGATGCCTATCCCCAGGAAATACCCCAAATTTTTGAAAAATACGGGTTTATCTGGGGCGGCAAATGGGGAAATTTCGATATCATGCACTATGAATACCGCCCGGAAATCATTTTAAAAGCACGGTATTTTTCTGAAGATCCTATTTCAGGTATTCCATGGTATGCCGGTTTGCAGAATGACAAAGAAGCATGGCAGTATATTTGGCAGATCGAGAATAGTCTCAAATAACCATTCAATCGTCAAATACATCATTCGGGGATGACATTGGGATCTTTATCATATAATAATAGTGTCTCTAACAACCATCGTAGTTTATACAGTAATGATCATCATGGATTTAAAAGGCTTGTCCGATGAATCCTCCGGCTATAGCTGCGGTGAGTAATGTAATCAGCTGGGCAATCAGACTTTCCCAGCGTTTGGCTGGTTTGCCTTCAATTTGCCGAATCCTTTCTTCATGGTCGGTAATCTCGCTGTCATGTTTTTCCATCAAAGAGGTAAGCCGGATAATCGCCTCCTGAACATCTTTGATCTCAAGCTCGCAACGATCCGTCTTTCCTCTTTCATTGCTCAGGTAATTCTCCAGCGCCTTGTGGCGTTCATCGCATAATTCCTGCAAAACCATCTTTTTCTCCATGGTCCTGCTCCCTTCATGATATCTGTATGCATTAATAGATTCACTATATCTTATAAAAATTGAATAGTTATGTTCCCATATACTGGTATATTGTGTTATATTTTAGGAAGTAATGCGACCCAAGGACATAATCGTTTCAGCTTACCTTGAAATGGCAGGAGGCAGCAGCGCTTGAATAAAAAAGAATTGGGACTCATAGGCGAGGACCTGGCGACGAAACACCTGGAACAAAAAGGTTTAACCGTCGTGAAACGTAATTATCGCTGCCCCAAGGGCGAGATGGATATCATTGCCCGCGAGGGAAAAATACTTATTTTTGTCGAAGTCAGACTGCGGACCTCCACTGTCCGGGGATATGCAGAGGAAAGTATCGGCCTGTGGAAAAAACAGCGTTTACGGAGTATTGCCACTTACTTTTTGCTCGAACAGGGCTATGAAACATGGCCGGAAATCCGCTTTGACATCGTGGCGATCAACGTGATCGAAGGCAAACCGACGATCAATTGGCTTCAAGGGGCTTTATAGAGCAACAAGAATCCATAAAAACCAATACCAGAGGAAAAATGCCTTAAATAGATTACAAAACAGACAATTAATTTCCATATATTGTCTGTTTGTGTTATATTTTAGTAAGGGCCATCTTCAATGGTAGGCTTTTTATTCAGCTAGAATAGGTGGTGTCTCATGTTTGCATCTATTAACGGGATGGCTGTTGATAGCTTCACGTCGCGCCCTGTTCAGGTCGAGGTGGATATCAGCAACGGCTTGCCCGGCCTGGAAATTGTCGGTTTAGCAGCGACGGCAGTTAAGGAAGCCCGTGACCGCGTGCGCTCGGCGCTGAAAAATTCCGGCTATCCATTTCCATTGCAGCGCATCACAGTCAATCTGGCACCCGCTGATCTAAGAAAAGAAGGATCCGGACTGGATCTGCCGATCGCGTTAGGGATACTTGCGGCAATGAATGAACTTGATACGTCGGCTCTGGAGAAGTTTGTTTTTGCCGGTGAGCTGTCCCTGGAAGGGCAGCTTCGGCCTATCCCTGGTGTATTATCCATAGCCCTTCATTTAAGAAATACGCCGTTTTCCTTGGTTATTCCCCCGGCAAATCTCTCAGAAGCCCGGCTTGTGGATGATTTGATCAGTGAAAGTGCGGTCAGTCTTGCCGAACTCGTCCAAATCTTAAAAAAAGAGCAGTCTTTCAGCGTTTCTCCCGCAAACGTCATTTCTCCGCCCACCGAAACAGTTCACGCGGATTGGTCCGATATCCGGGGACAAGCCCAAACGAAACGCGGTCTGGAAATTGCTGCTGCCGGCGGCCATAATTTAATCATGGTCGGTCCGCCGGGTTCCGGGAAGACCTTGCTGGCCAGAGCGTTTGCCGGTATCCTGCCGCCATTGACTCGTGAAGAGAGCCTGGATGTCACACAACTCTACAGCTTAGCCGGAATCCTCCATGAAGCAGGCAGCCTCGTCACTGTCCGTCCGTTCCGTAATCCACATCATACGGTAACGGTTGCCGGCATGATTGGCGGTGGTCAAAAAATTAAAGCCGGTGAGCTGAGCTTAGCCAATCATGGCGTTCTCTTTTTGGATGAAATGCCCGAATTTTCACGAAGTGTTTTGGAAGCCCTTCGCCAGCCGTTAGAAGACAGAAAATTAACGCTGATTCGGCTGCGTGAACGGATCGAATTCCCGACGCGGGTCAGTCTCATCGCGGCGATGAATCCCTGTCCGTGCGGAAACTTCGGTGATAACGGTCGGGAATGTTCCTGTACTCCCCAGCAAGTCCATTTATACCGCAGCCGTGTTTCGGGTCCTCTGCTCGATCGCTTTGATCTTCAGCTGGAGGTTCCCCGGCTGAGCTATGATGAATTGAAAAACGGAGAGAGTCCGGAAACATCAGACAGCGTCAGACATAGAGTCATAAAGGCCAGAGAAATCCAGTGGCAGCGCTTTAGCTGCTGCCGAACTAATGCGGAAATGACCGGGAGAGAAACCCAAGCGTTTTGTGAATTGGACCCCGCCGGCGAATCACTCTTCAAGAAAATATTTGATAAAAGCCTATTCAGTGCACGAGCTCACGACCGTATCCTCCGTGTGGCCAGAACTATTGCCGATATGGCTGGATCAGAGATTATCCGTGTGGAACACCTCGCTGAATCGCTCCAGTTCCGGGCGTTGGATAAATTGAATTAGGAAAGCCGGGGATTATACCCCGGCCTTATATATGCTCATAAATACATCGTACTTATTCAATGCTACATCTAATAATTGACTAGCAACAACCATTTTATGATCTGTTAGTATCTTGTTCTTTTCATATAACGTGTACATATTTAACCGCAGCTCTTCTATTTGATTTAATAATTCCTCAAGCTCAGACATACACAATCCCACCTTTTGATTAATAGGAATGTTATCGCAGAATAAGCAAAGCATTACCAAAAGAAGCATAGAGGAACATACAACGTTGTTTACGGACAATGTACAGTCTCTATTAAATTATTGACACCTTTCATTTTATTGGTAACTATAGCATTGAGATTCCCATGTTTAAAGCCGTCTAATCGATAGAATCTTCCTGAAAATTCCATTTACATCCCAGCGTATCATCAACGGAGCAGATATCTTCATTTTATACCTTCATACAAGCATATAACACCACCACCGTTTGAATATTGGAAATATACTAAATATTCTACATAATACACTATTTTCCTGCCAAGGAATATTAAGTAATGCTAAATTTTTTTTTTTATAAACATTTCTTTCCATCTATATTTAATGGGAAACTCAATTCCAACAAAATTATAGAAGTTATATCACATTCTATTTTCAGGTACATACACGAACAAACTCCTTCATTCCATAATATGGATTATCCAATGAATAAGGAGTGATGATATGCATCATCAGGTTCGTCACGGGGATAATTTGTCCAAAATAGCACGCCGTTATGGCGTAACCGTTATCTATATAATCAGACTCAACCCACATCTAAAAAAACGCAGACATCGAATCAATGTTGGCGAAAGAATCAAAATCCGTTAGAAAAAATGTGTTCCCGTAACTTGTCATTAACTGCCGCGAGATGTTAATTTATTGGCAAATTATTCTAAATCCGGAAAAATAGCGAACAGCCGCACGTTGCATCGGCTGTTCGTCTCTTGTAATCAGGTCAACTGGAATCATTTTCTATTTTAAGGTATAATGAATCAGAACCGTGACGTACATTTATTTAAGTAAAGGTAATCGTGCAAAGGAATTTGATCTTATGATGATGGAAATGGATCGAATACTGATTGAGCTCATCATCCTTACCGGGATCATCCATATCGTTGATACACTGGCCTACTCCGTACGGCTGAATTCGGTTAAGAGCGGCCAGGTCGTTTTATCATTTTCTCTGTTTAATATGGTTGTGCTCGTTTCCCGAACAGCCAATACGTTCCAAGGGCCATTAATCGGCAAAATCGTCGGTTACGGACTGACGCATAATATCGACCCTGCAGGGGATCTCCGTTTTGTTATCTTCGCCGCAACCGGCGGTACTCTTTTGGGAATCCTGTTGATACCTACTTTTTTAAAGGTATTTCAAGCCGCGGTCAAACGGTTGGAAGAAGCAGGATCGGTTCCCTCCCTGGTCATCGAAGCTTTGCAGGTCAATAATATCAAGCGGATTGTGAAGAGCACGGTGAGACCCTCTCGAAGTATGCTGCAAAAATTAAGGTACAGAGAAATCCCCAAACGATTCTTACTGATCAATATCATCGTCACCGGGATTTATACCATTGGTGTCATTGCAGCCCAGTATTCAGCGGTTTTCGTTCCTGCAGAAGACCAATTAGCGGCAGCCGCTGCATCTGGAATGGTCAATGGAATAGCCGCTATCCTTCTGACCTTTTTTATTGACCCCAAATCTGCCATCGTTACCGACGAGGCACTGCGGGGCAAACGGCCTTATGGTGATGTCAAAGCACTGGTTATCCTGCTTATCACCACGAAGCTGCTCGGGACACTGCTTGGTCAAGTGTTGTTCCTTCCTGCCGCCCACATGATTGCCTTGTTTTTTTAATAAGCAAATAACCATAAATCGACCGGTATTCTTTACCCGGTAACCTTTACTATCATCTCTTTGATCGGTGAAAAACTCTGCCGATGGATTTGACATGGACCAAAACGTTCAATCATCGCAAGATGCTGCGCGGTGCCATACCCTTTATGCCGGTCAAAGCAGTATTCGGGATAGATCCGATGCATGTCATCCATAAGCGCATCCCGGGTCACTTTGGCAAGGATAGACGCAGCCGCGATGCTGGCACTCAGACCATCTCCGCCAATTACCGCTCTTTGGCCTAATGTGATATTTAATGTGTCTCTACCGTCAATAATTATGTAGTCCGGGGTGTGCTGCAAGGCATCCAAAGCCCGGGTCATGGCAAGTTTCGTTGCATTTAAAATATTGATTAAATCGATTTCGCTTGCGGTTGCACTGCCAATGGCATAAGCAACAGCTTGATCTTTTATTTTTTCCGCTAATTCTTTCCGCTTCTTTTCAGATAACTTCTTAGAGTCATTGAGTCCCGGCAGATCAAATTCAACGGGCAGGATGCAGGCAGCAGCCACGACCGGTCCTGCTAATGGACCGCGCCCGGCTTCATCGATACCGGCTATACTGCGATGACCTTCTCTCCAAAGCCCTCTCTCAATCTCCAGAAGCCTCCCCATTCTCTCGGCTTCGTCCATGATAGTATCTCCTCAATTTAAATGATAAATCGTGTCATCAATAGTATCTTCTGTTTGAGGAATATGATCTTGTTCTCAGTCCATCGTCACTTTGGCAATCTTACCGCTGCGGAATTCACGCAGAAATATCTGAGCGGCCTTGAAGGTATCGATGCGTCCGCCGCTGATCAGACAGCCTCTTTTTCGGCCAATCAGCTCAAGTCCGAAACCAGATTCTGATTCATTCTCATCGCTTCTCTCCGCTTCCGTCATTTCCTCTGCCGTCAGCTTATAAAAGCCTGCCAGATCCTGCGGGTAATTGGCCTTCAGCCATTTTAGCAACCATAAAGCCAGCTCTTCCTGATCAAATACTTCGTCCCGTACGGCACCGGTGACCGCAAGCTTTCGTCCGACTTCGGGGTCATCAAACTTAGGCCAGAGCATTCCCGGCGTGTCCAGAAGTTCCACTTTATCATGGATTCGTACCCACTGATTGCCTCGGGTAACACCCGGTTTATTTCCCGTCTTGGCCTGAGAGCCGCCTGTCAATTGATTGATCAGGGTTGATTTGCCAATGTTCGGTATACCGACAACCATCACTCGGATCGGTCGTTCCCGCACGCCTCTGGCAGCCAAACGCTCTCTTTTTTCCGTCATCAGTTTTTCCAATAACGGGACAATATTTTTTATACCTATACTCGTTGTTGAACTGATCGCTAAAACCGGGCCATCCTTTTTTAACATTGTAACCCATTGTTCAGTCCGGACTTTATCGGCCAAATCCGATTTATTCAGAAGAAGCAGACGTTGTTTCGTCCCCAAGAGCTGGTTTAAAAGTGGATTTCTGCTGCTTAAGGGCAGTCGGGCATCAGCCAGCTCCAGAATGATATCGACCCACTTCAATTGTTCTTCGAGTTTTCTTTTGGCCCGGGTCATATGACCGGGATACCATTGTATGTTCATAATACTCCTTCATGGATCAGGCGTTAAAAAAGAGCTGAATTTCTCCAGCTCTTTCTCTTTTTTCTTTTTTAGCGGCGCTCTCTAATGCGAGCTGATTTACCGTAGCGATCACGCAGGTAGTAGAGTTTAGCTCTGCGGACAATCCCTCTGCGTACTACCTCAATCCTGTCAATACGCGGGGAATGCAGGGGGAACGTTCTTTCAACACCAACGCCGTTGGAAACACGGCGTACAGTGAATGTTTCCCTTAAGCCATCGCCCTTTCTTTTGATCACGAGACCTTCAAAGACCTGAATACGCTCACGCGTACCCTCGATAATACGTACGTGTACTTTGACCGTATCGCCGGGGCGGAAAGTAGGAATGTTATCTTTAAGCTGTTGCTCTTCAATTATTCTAATATAATCCATTAAAAATACCCCCTTCCTTGCCTAGATGTTCGTAACTCCTTCAACTAAGCCAGAGGACCATCCGTTTTCATACTGTACTATATTACCATAGACCGGAAATTTGCGCAATATCATAAGTGATTAATCATGCTGAAATAATCGGTCATTACGGCGAAATTTATCGTCATGTTACTATTTACTGAACGTCGATTTTATATTCCTTGAGTTTCCGATAAAGGGTTGATTTACTAACCCCAAGCAGTGACGCTGCTTTAGGAATGTTATTATTGGTATCGGAAAGTGCTTCTTCTATATGAACCTTTTCCAAATCCCGCAGGTCAAAAACGCGCTGGTTGATCGCAGCGTTTTCCTTCTTTGGGGTCAATAAATTGTTCGGTAGATGATCGATCGTGATCTCCTTGCCATTGGCAATATTGACAGCGTAGATGATTGTATTTTCTAATTGGCGGACATTCCCCGGCCAGCTGAACAGATCAAGTATTTTTTGTGTCTCCGGATGAATTTTCGAGGCCTTGATCCCCGTTTTCTGACAGTAATTCTGGACAAAATAGTTACTGAGAAGCGCGATATCACTCCCCCGCTCTCTTAGCGGCGGGATGTCGATAGACAACACGGAAAGCCTGTAATAGAGGTCTGCCCGGAAAAGATTCTTTTCCACCAGTTCCCAAAGGTTTTGATTTGTGGCGGCAATGACTCTAAAATTGACCTTTTTATGAGTCTGCCCCCCGATGCGCATAACCTGTTTATCCTGAAGGACCCTCAGCAAAACAGCTTGCAGTTCATAAGGCATGTCCCCGATTTCATCTAAAAATAATGTACCGCCGTTGGCCAGTTCGATTTTCCCGGGGCGTCCGTTGCGGTCTGCCCCCGTAAAGCTGCCGCCTTCATACCCAAATAGTTCACTTTCGATGAGCTCACGCGGCAAAGCGGCACAATTGACAGCCATAAAAGGCCCTTTGGGCCGGTTGTTGTTATGGATGGCCTGAGCGTAGAGTTCTTTGCCTGTTCCGCTTTCACCGATAAGCAGAATATTTTCGGATGACCCAGCAAAAACCTGACCAAGTTTAACTGCCTTTTTAAATGCCGGACTTTGCCCAATAAGATTATCAAATGAAAACCTGGCCGCATTTCCAGCGCGGACCGCAGCTTGTACGTTGACTTTTTCCAAGAGATTTAAACGTAAAACAGCCCCTTTGACCTGACTGGTATCCTGTTTAACAATAGGATGGATATGGATTAAATAGGATTTCCCCTCATCGCCTGCATGAACGATTTCTTCGAGTTCCATGTTATAGCCCGCTCGAACCGAGGCCATAAGCGGAGAATTTTTACTCAAGAAGTTTTTAAAGTTTAGTGTTTTTAGCTCTGCAATTTGGTTGTTTGCTTGCGAATTGATCTTGAGGATGGCAGCACCTTCTTCATTCAGATTAATTATATTCCCGAATTCATCAATGGTGATGATCCCCTCATCAATCACTGCCAACGTATTCTTCAATAAGTTATTAACATCTTCCAGTTCATTATAACTTTCTTCGAGTTGAATGCGGTTTTCTATGGCTGCTGCCATTGCTGTTACTAAGGCAAAGGTATTATAACAGATGATTTGAAAATTCGGATCCCAGGGAGGATGAATAAGCGGCTGAGCCAGGGAAATTACAGCATCAACCTCACCGTTTCGATCCAGAATCGGCACTGAGGTAACCACAAAATCTTCAAGATATTTGCTGTAGTGCTCGGGTCCCATGAGCTGGACCGGCCTTTTCAGTCTTCTGCAAAGAATATGGGCAGTGGTACCGGCAACATTCTCGTCAAACACTTTGCCTAGGAATTTACGTTCTTCTATAGTATAGTTATCGTTCAGACGATACAGCGGGATGCCATTTTTGTCATCTAAGGTTAGCCGATAAGCAAGGTCCGAGGGAACCTCGAAATGGTCAAACATTGATTTGATGAATTCAATGAGCAGCCGGTTTTCCTCTTGGCTTTCTTCGACGGTATGGGCAGAGAGTTGTTTTCCCAGTTTCAAATTTTCAGGATCGATACCTGCTTTTCGGCTTCTTATCCAAGAATCAGCAACCTCGGGGCTCAAATAAGGAGATTCCCTGGGGTCAACTAACTTATTGTCAAGAAAATCCTGTTTACATTGAACAATTCCTTCCCAACGTTTCCTTGTCATCTGCCTGTAATTGTCAACGTGAAATATGCCGGAAGTCATAGAATCTTCCTCTCTGTTTACATGATAAACAATTGGCCATTAATTTTTCTTTATTCGATTCTAAATAATAATTGTAATAGTAATCGTAATAGTGATTTTTGTAGTAATTGTAATACGTTATTATTTTTAGATTACCTTCATTATAATATTTTAACATAAACTCAAATTTCGTACTATAAAAGACAGACACCAAATTCATTACTTTTCTTGCTCCACATTCATACTCTGGGTTGGATAGGGTGGCATATGTAAAACAGCTGCTATAGAATATGTGACTTCTATAGCAGCTATTTTTTGTTCCTAAATAAATAGCGAATAGTTATTCAGGATATAGACTTGATTATTTTGGAGCAAAGAGCACCATTTTGGGTTGCCCGTTAATCTTTTTGGCCAGCTCCTCTACCGGACCATACTCCATGACAAGCGACTGACAGTGTTTAACGCACGTCGGCTTCTTTCCTTTAGCGACACGATCAGCGCAGAGATCACATTGATCCGTTGGGATGGGAATGAATTCATACTGCCATTTTTCTTCGCTGATCTGCCAGGGGCCGATTTCAGCCAGTTTGATCCCCCATTGATCAACAGGAAGTTTATGCTCCATCTGACAGGCTACTTCACAGCTGTGGCAGCCGGTGCAATATTGATAGTTAATTAGCAAACCATTCTGTGCCATTGTGTTTCCCTCCTCTATTCGGCTTTGTATACTTTGCATATTAAGGATTTACTATTGGAACCAAATCCGCTGCGGCCGAATTTCGCCGGAACGAGTTGATTGACATTTGCTTCGAAGACATCATAGAGTTTTTCCGGGTCTCTTTCCGGGTACCACCAGGCATGGTCGCAGTTAACCACGCGCGGGTCAATACCGACGGAAAGCTTGGCTCTCATTTTTACTTTACCGAGACGGTTTTCGATCCAGCACCAGTCGCCTTCTTTGATCCCATTGGCGGCAGCTGTCTTTGGGTGCATTTCCACGAGGGGATCCGGCCGCAAAGATCTCAGTCTGGAAATCTGACGGTGCTCGGAATGGAAGTAGGACCAATGGCGGGCACCGGTTGTCAGCACATACGGGAACTCTTGCATCAATTCCGGACTGCTAAGCGGACCTTCCTCCGGTTCTTCAAAGAACGGCAGCGGTTCCAAACCCCACTCGTCAAACAGCGTTGAATAGAGCTCAATGCGACCGGTAGGGGTGTTGAAGCCCGGGATTCCATCAAAACGCTGCTTGCCATTTTCATATTTATGGTACTCATATTCCGGATAAACCCAGTTTTGTTCCCGGGTTTCTTCAAATGACATGCCGATTTCTTTCATCGTATGGCTGAAGAATTCGGTCAGTGTGTCTCCCGGCCAAGCTTCCGGATTGAAGCGCTTACCAAGTTCATAGGTGATCTGCATGTCGGATTTACATTCACCAACAGGCTCCATCGCTTTATTAATGGTCTGGACATAGTAGTAAATGCTGCGGATACCGTCTCTCTCAGGGAAAGTCGCAACCGGAAGAACGATATCGGCACACGCCATGATCGTCGGTGTCATGAATACATCCAGTACAACGTTGATATCAGCATTTAAGAAACCTTTGAGCATTTTTGTTTCAGGCTGCATACCGGTACAAGCAATAGGATTCGTTGACAGCATGAAATTTCCTTTGATCGGATAGGGCTTACCCGTCAGCATCGCATCGACCGTCATATCGGTCTGGGACAGAACAACGCCGCCGTACTCATACATCGGATATTCTTTGCCGCCGATACGTTTTTCACACACGTCAAGCGGCAGCATTTCCTTTGGATCGGGTGGGTTCCAGGTTTGAATGTTAAACGGTTGGTGCGTCGGTATCATACCGCCGGGGATATCGATGTTGCCGGTGATGCACCACAGTGACGCTACGGAAAGTGATCCCGGGATTGCTTCCTTGGTCATATCCAACGCAAGACCCCATTGAACGGAAACGGGTTTCTGTGCCATCATTCGGGCAGCACGGCGGATTTTTTCTTCAGGGACCCAGGTGATTCGGGCCGCTTTTTCAACCGGATATTCAGCGACGCGTTTCGAATATTCTTCAAAGCCATAGCACCAGTTCTCTACAAAGTCCTTGTCATATATACCTTCTTTAATAATCGTGTCTGCCATCGCCATGGCGAGGGCAGCATCTGTGCCTGGACGGAGCTGCAGCCAGAGATCGGCTTTGGATGCAAGCCATGTTAGACGCGGATCGACAACGACAAGTTTGGAACCTCTCTTCATACAGTCGATGATCCAGTGTCCCATATTGCCATCGGCATTGGATACCAGCGGATTATTTCCCCAAATAAATATAACCGCAGGCGGCTGCCAGCCGGGATGATCATAACGATCTATAAAGTATTGGGAACAGTCCGGAACCGTATAAGTCCCCATCATCGTGTTGGAGGCAGCAATTCTCGGTACATAGCAGGATGCGCCGCTGAGATAATAAGCATAGTTCGGGCTGCCGAAAGAATAGCAGATGCGAACAAGGTATGGCGCGGTGCCGCGGCCTGTTCCGCAGCTGAAAACGACGGATTCAGGGCCGTATTCTCCTTTTATTTTATTGAATTCTGTTTCGATGATGTCATAAGCTTCATCCCAGCTGATGCGCTGCCATTTGTTCTTGCCGCGATCTGCTTTGTCACGTTTCATCGGATAGAGCAGGCGGTCCGGATGGTATTCCACCTCGGGCAGGGCCAGACAGCGGATACACAGACGTCCATTATAGAACGGATTTTCCTCGTCTCCTTCAACTTTGACCAGTCGACCGTTCTTATCGGTATATACCAGAACGCCGCAGCCGTCATGACACCCGGGCGCAGCCCAAGCAGCAGTACGGGTAACGGTCATACCGTCTTCTTTCCATCGCCAGGGTTTATCCCCTCCGGTAAATTTTACATCACTTTCTCTGAAGAAGTCTGGGCGAACAAATTCTTCTTCCTGGGCATTTTTTTTGATATCTTCCGCCATTATTTTTTCTCCTTTCAAAAAGTACTTAAGAATAGTAAGTTTTGTCCTATATGAGCCCATAGATCATGGTTTGACGTCTATTGATATTGCAAAAAGTGTGCCACTCATTTGCCATGATAAAAAAATCACGAATTAACTTACTTTTAGCGTGTTTGTGAAAAAAAGAAAATATAGGTCGGATTGCCAGACGGTTCCCTTTTACGACCACACGTATTATTTTAGAACCGTCTGTATCTCTCCGAATTAGATGAATCTACTGAACCAGTATTTCTCGAAACCGATTTTTGCGAGATAAGCTGCCCGGGTTGCCTTCCATAGGGTGATTGACGGGCTAGGTGTTTTATAATAATCAACCGATGAATAGCGGGCTCGACCGAACCCGGTAATCATAATTCAGGTGCCTTTCCCTTTATAGTAATGCGTTTGCTTTTCCCCTTTGGACAAAAGACTAATATTCCTGGCGACAATATCCGCTTGATAATGCGCGTACACACCGGCTTTGGGAGCATAGGCGCCAATGACGGGAAGTCTTACCGCGGCTGCGTCACCGATGGCATAAACGGCAGGATAGTCTGTCTCTAACGTATCTGGGTCTACTCTCACAAAGCCGCTCTTATCCGCCATTTCTGATTTACGTATGACCTCGGGTGTCCAGTGAGGAGCAATCCCCAGCAAGAGGTCGGCGGGTATTCGTGTATCATGGTCCAGGATCAACGCTTTTTCCTCAACCCGAAGCACTTTTGCTTCTGTAATCAATTCGATACCTCTATCCGCAAGCATTTTTCGCACACTTTGTCCAACCTGAGGTTTAGCTAAAGGCTCCGGAGAAATGTCCGGTGTAACCAACGTGAGTTTGATTTTATGCCGGATTCCTTTTTTTTGAAAGAACTGATCTAACAAAAACATGCTTTCATATGGAGCCGGTGGGCATTTATAGGGTAGGCTGGATATGAAAAAAACAATTTGCCCCGACGGAAAATTGTTTAGTCTTTCATAAATATTCATAACACCGTTTAAATCATACGCATTGAGAGCATATTGCTCAAATCCGGGAACAGACTCTGGATGATACTCCACTCCCAAAGCAATAATCAGATAGTCATAGGCCAAGTCGCCCTGATCGGAGGAAACCTGCTTTTTTAGCAAATCGATACGCTTGACTTCCTGCTTTAAAATATGGATATTCTTTTTTTCCAGGCGCACTAATTTACGTATGACATCTTCCGGCTTGCGCTGACCGGTCATCAACAGCGGATAAGACGCAGCAAAGCGATGATCATCTTCTCGGTCAACGACCGTTACCTGCATATCATTGCCCGCGGCTTTCTTTAAGATATTGGATGCGACAATACCGCCGATTCCTCCGCCTAGGATTAACGTGTTTTTCATCAAGATCACCCCAGACTATTGTCTCCCATAGAAAACACTTTA is a genomic window containing:
- a CDS encoding aspartyl-phosphate phosphatase Spo0E family protein, with amino-acid sequence MSELEELLNQIEELRLNMYTLYEKNKILTDHKMVVASQLLDVALNKYDVFMSIYKAGV
- a CDS encoding YraN family protein yields the protein MNKKELGLIGEDLATKHLEQKGLTVVKRNYRCPKGEMDIIAREGKILIFVEVRLRTSTVRGYAEESIGLWKKQRLRSIATYFLLEQGYETWPEIRFDIVAINVIEGKPTINWLQGAL
- the ylqF gene encoding ribosome biogenesis GTPase YlqF; the encoded protein is MNIQWYPGHMTRAKRKLEEQLKWVDIILELADARLPLSSRNPLLNQLLGTKQRLLLLNKSDLADKVRTEQWVTMLKKDGPVLAISSTTSIGIKNIVPLLEKLMTEKRERLAARGVRERPIRVMVVGIPNIGKSTLINQLTGGSQAKTGNKPGVTRGNQWVRIHDKVELLDTPGMLWPKFDDPEVGRKLAVTGAVRDEVFDQEELALWLLKWLKANYPQDLAGFYKLTAEEMTEAERSDENESESGFGLELIGRKRGCLISGGRIDTFKAAQIFLREFRSGKIAKVTMD
- a CDS encoding lipid II flippase Amj family protein, which encodes MDRILIELIILTGIIHIVDTLAYSVRLNSVKSGQVVLSFSLFNMVVLVSRTANTFQGPLIGKIVGYGLTHNIDPAGDLRFVIFAATGGTLLGILLIPTFLKVFQAAVKRLEEAGSVPSLVIEALQVNNIKRIVKSTVRPSRSMLQKLRYREIPKRFLLINIIVTGIYTIGVIAAQYSAVFVPAEDQLAAAAASGMVNGIAAILLTFFIDPKSAIVTDEALRGKRPYGDVKALVILLITTKLLGTLLGQVLFLPAAHMIALFF
- a CDS encoding M15 family metallopeptidase — encoded protein: MKLKRKILPLHRKRILFILTFILLTATLVVRDIYLKPEVTTSQLFDQPNPDTPAYEAVMKRDILCLMLAYPSYITGIEKTDNNQVYLVMKSGRKILYDDEKEKNTWQISDNPDLQDMMQQIYPLGNISTLMLSHNNPGCLRVYPLLKEVYGVNKKTILANLVKVSIGYKYVEFNQNNNASMALASVMKELLPLSRQSNKIYAASFPCSGAYNYRLIGGTGRLSSHAYGIAIDLNNNKYDYWRWSTREEGQKRLDAYPQEIPQIFEKYGFIWGGKWGNFDIMHYEYRPEIILKARYFSEDPISGIPWYAGLQNDKEAWQYIWQIENSLK
- a CDS encoding YifB family Mg chelatase-like AAA ATPase, with amino-acid sequence MFASINGMAVDSFTSRPVQVEVDISNGLPGLEIVGLAATAVKEARDRVRSALKNSGYPFPLQRITVNLAPADLRKEGSGLDLPIALGILAAMNELDTSALEKFVFAGELSLEGQLRPIPGVLSIALHLRNTPFSLVIPPANLSEARLVDDLISESAVSLAELVQILKKEQSFSVSPANVISPPTETVHADWSDIRGQAQTKRGLEIAAAGGHNLIMVGPPGSGKTLLARAFAGILPPLTREESLDVTQLYSLAGILHEAGSLVTVRPFRNPHHTVTVAGMIGGGQKIKAGELSLANHGVLFLDEMPEFSRSVLEALRQPLEDRKLTLIRLRERIEFPTRVSLIAAMNPCPCGNFGDNGRECSCTPQQVHLYRSRVSGPLLDRFDLQLEVPRLSYDELKNGESPETSDSVRHRVIKAREIQWQRFSCCRTNAEMTGRETQAFCELDPAGESLFKKIFDKSLFSARAHDRILRVARTIADMAGSEIIRVEHLAESLQFRALDKLN
- a CDS encoding ribonuclease HII — encoded protein: MDEAERMGRLLEIERGLWREGHRSIAGIDEAGRGPLAGPVVAAACILPVEFDLPGLNDSKKLSEKKRKELAEKIKDQAVAYAIGSATASEIDLINILNATKLAMTRALDALQHTPDYIIIDGRDTLNITLGQRAVIGGDGLSASIAAASILAKVTRDALMDDMHRIYPEYCFDRHKGYGTAQHLAMIERFGPCQIHRQSFSPIKEMIVKVTG